One genomic window of Arachis hypogaea cultivar Tifrunner chromosome 8, arahy.Tifrunner.gnm2.J5K5, whole genome shotgun sequence includes the following:
- the LOC112705780 gene encoding uncharacterized protein — translation MRPPKKSIHAVTTWVRRQPPKVKAFLAVVSGMAALVFLRFIVHDHDNLFVAAEAVHSLGISVLIYKLMKEKTCAGLSLKSQELTAMFLAVRLYCSFVMEYDIHTILDLATLGTTLWVIYMIRFNLRSSYMEEKDNFAIYYVVIPCAVLALFIHPSTSHHLLNRIFWAFCVYLEAVSVLPQLRVMQNTKIVEPFTAHYVFALGVARFLSCAHWVLQVLDSRGHLLVALGYGLWPSMVLISEIVQTFILADFCYYYVKSVFGGQLVLRLPSGVV, via the exons ATGAGGCCTCCGAAAAAGTCGATCCACGCCGTCACCACATGGGTGCGGCGGCAGCCTCCGAAGGTAAAGGCTTTTCTCGCCGTCGTTTCGGGCATGGCGGCGCTCGTGTTTCTCCGCTTCATCGTTCACGATCATGACAACCTTTTTGTCGCCGCTGAAGCTGTCCACTCCCTTGGAATCTCCGTTCTCATCTACAAGCTCATGAAAGAGAAGACTTGTGCCG GATTATCGCTCAAATCTCAGGAATTGACGGCTATGTTTTTAGCTGTTAGGCTGTATTGCAGTTTTGTCATGGAATATGATATTCACACCATACTTGATTTGGCTACTTTGGGTACAACACTCTGGGTTATATACATGATCCGTTTTAACTTGAGGTCTAGCTACATGGAGGAGAAGGACAATTTTGCAATATATTATGTG GTGATACCTTGTGCTGTGTTAGCCTTGTTTATTCATCCATCAACTTCTCATCATTTATTGAACAGGATTTTCTGGGCATTCTGTGTGTATCTGGAAGCTGTATCAGTATTACCCCAATTAAGGGTCATGCAGAACACCAAA ATTGTTGAGCCATTCACAGCTCATTATGTGTTTGCACTTGGTGTCGCAAGATTCCTCAGCTGTGCACATTGGGTTCTTCAG GTGTTAGATAGCCGTGGACATTTGTTGGTTGCCTTGGGATATGGTTTATGGCCATCAATGGTTCTTATCTCAGAAATTGTCCAGACTTTTATCCTTGCAGATTTCTGCTATTATTATGTCAAAAG TGTTTTCGGGGGACAGCTTGTTCTTCGCCTTCCATCTGGAGTGGTATAA